The Pseudorasbora parva isolate DD20220531a chromosome 16, ASM2467924v1, whole genome shotgun sequence genome includes a region encoding these proteins:
- the vwa7 gene encoding von Willebrand factor A domain-containing protein 7 translates to MMCKGMGSSALTHSCALVLFIYLPICQAFLPNFWSRVLTLSWDSYTHQYMTEQAILNITMETLSGMVDHQHDLNNEELYTGLGRSFWHAVGEVASANAAMDFLSATRSDPVYHFDSERVEEATEMLREFWGQTVLLAQAKEYQGARHSLGQLFHSLQDFYSHSNWVEMGQQAVYLHLLHPEEPSVPVASGDTTTCAQCYRFSCYSNLLEEMVRKTEPLLTTGYFSTYPVKPPGKCSHGGILDSSRHQGAEGGINKDSTSPLFSPHHFLHKEAAHLATTATLRVLQDLRKEVGPKSFLRLFSVQQPPALVFVMDTTGSMFEEITAARLRAFSIIQAREKSQRTSLPGTFILVPFHDPGFGPVMETDNPDQFMQFMEDLTALGGGDEPEMCLSALQLALTHSPPLSEIFVFTDASPKDYHLQRAVQALILDKQTKVNFLLTEDLSLKRRERGLRKRKRRETLSPGRFSLYSSLSSLSGGMTIFTTNKDIHKVSAIVEDTTTSSKVTLLHTEGESDSSNSFRVDEAVTKVMLHITGQLTHCELVSPSGSQQSLPGTDGPLAMLDSSKGLYRISLLPPLEIGVWQLSIKAIGPTTFSILGDSSLDFLYYFAKESNETHPGLRKMEGSPIAGNPVFLVVAVTGLSPNEEASFSHVTLLGPKGESLQKILLNSSSHWSGEELVGYMDSVPRIPFTMRLSGKDGRGNQLERVSTEMIQPTHVQIQVLSAPHLLAGHSSTVLFEIFNLGPNRHFSFSAEDDLGYLSNRDQQRLFIGVRSSVKREVEIRTPHNAPTGRAITLTLTVQAENSPDLNYAVVHLTVIPEEPDKTPPACSSLHVESSCPSLCSQGNWKVSLVAKDRGHSGLASIQLAQGEGILILSEVTTERRVQHFPHLYEKTTGGVHLPLRQPQKDTPEISNHHLGTGAEHGHQMLEEVQIVNGDHPVNISEGSKGKPLMMHYSSGCCAPQAELVLWDRAGNMRSCPLIASQQRALQEKNGAHSGEFTSLLVLMLSGHLALIIITF, encoded by the exons ATGATGTGTAAAGGAATGGGCTCCTCGGCTTTGACCCACTCGTGTGCCCTGGTCCTGTTCATCTATTTGCCAATATGTCAAGCCTTTCTGCCCAACTTCTGGTCACGCGTACTTACATTGTCCTGGGATTCATACACACACCAGTACATGACGGAACAAGCTATACTCAACATCACAATGGAAACTCTGAGCGGAATGGTGGATCATCAACATGATCTAAATAATGAGGAGCTG TATACTGGACTAGGTCGGAGTTTTTGGCATGCTGTTGGTGAGGTAGCAAGCGCTAATGCTGCTATGGATTTCCTGAGTGCCACACGGTCTGATCCAGTGTACCACTTTGACTCTGAGAGGGTGGAAGAAGCCACGGAGATGCTCCGAGAGTTCTGGGGCCAGACTGTACTGCTGGCCCAGGCTAAAGAGTACCAGGGGGCTAGACATAGTCTGGGCCAGCTTTTCCACTCATTACAG GACTTCTACAGTCACAGTAACTGGGTGGAGATGGGTCAGCAAGCCGTGTATCTCCACCTTCTTCACCCAGAAGAGCCTTCAGTTCCTGTAGCCTCAG GGGACACCACTACCTGTGCACAATGCTACAGATTTAGCTGTTACAGCAATCTCCTGGAGGAAATGGTTCGTAAGACAGAACCGCTACTGACTACTGGCTATTTCAGCACTTACCCTGTTAAACCACCAG GCAAGTGCAGTCACGGTGGAATTTTGGACAGTAGTCGTCACCAAGGAGCTGAAGGAGGAATTAACAAAGACAGCACATCTCCGCTGTTCTCCCCTCATCACTTCCTCCACAAAGAAGCTGCCCATCTGGCTACCACAGCAACCCTCAGAGTGCTCCAAGACCTCCGCAAAGAGGTGGGGCCCAAAAGCTTcctcag GCTTTTCAGTGTCCAGCAGCCCCCAGCCTTGGTCTTCGTCATGGACACCACCGGTAGCATGTTTGAGGAGATCACAGCTGCACGTCTCCGAGCCTTCTCCATCATACAGGCCCGTGAAAAGAGCCAACGCACTAGTCTGCCTGGCACCTTCATTCTGGTGCCTTTTCATGACCCTG GTTTTGGACCAGTGATGGAGACAGATAACCCTGATCAGTTCATGCAATTCATGGAGGATCTGACGGCTCTTGGAGGTGGGGATGAACCAGAgatgtgtctgtctgctcttcaG TTGGCTCTGACCCATAGCCCTCCACTGTCAGAGATATTTGTATTCACAGACGCCTCTCCTAAAGACTATCATCTGCAGAGAGCAGTCCAGGCTCTCATACTGGATAAGCAAACGAAG GTGAACTTCTTGCTGACTGAGGATCTAAGCCTCAAACGAAGAGAAAGAGGTttaagaaagagaaaaagaagagAAACTTTATCTCCAGGTAGATTCTCTCTGTATTCCTCTCTTTCATCTTTATCTGGGGGAATGACCATCTTCACGACAAACAAAGACATCCACAAAGTGTCAGCTATTGTAGAAGACACTACTACCTCCAGCAAG GTGACTCTGCTTCACACAGAGGGTGAATCGGATTCATCAAACTCCTTCAGAGTGGACGAGGCTGTGACAAAAGTAATGCTGCACATCACTGGTCAGCTCACACATTGTGAACTTGTCAGTCCCTCAG GTTCTCAACAATCTCTTCCTGGTACTGATGGTCCTCTGGCAATGCTGGACTCATCTAAGGGTCTATACAGAATAAGCCTGCTTCCTCCACTAGAGATAGGTGTATGGCAGCTATCGATCAAAGCCATTGGACCAACTACATTCAGCATCCTAG GTGATAGTAGCTTGGACTTCCTGTACTATTTTGCAAAAGAGTCTAATGAGACACATCCAGGACTAAGGAAAATGGAGGGCAGTCCTATAGCAG ggaacccAGTATTTTTAGTGGTTGCAGTGACAGGCCTCTCACCCAATGAGGAGGCCTCATTCAGTCACGTGACCCTGTTAGGACCCAAAGGCGAGAGCCTTCAGAAGATTTTGCTAAACTCGTCATCTCATTGGTCTGGAGAGGAGTTAGTGGGCTACATGGACTCAGTTCCTAGGATACCATTCACCATGCGTCTCTCTGGAAAGGATGGTAGGGGCAACCAGCTCGAAAGAGTTTCCACTGAGATGATTCAACCAACACACGTACAAATACAG GTGCTCTCTGCTCCACATCTTCTCGCAGGTCACAGCTCGACTGTGCTGTTTGAAATATTCAATCTTGGCCCCAACCGTCATTTCAGTTTTTCAGCAGAAGATGACCTTGGGTATCTCTCCAACCGAGACCAACAAAG gctatttattggTGTGAGGAGCTCTGTGAAGAGGGAGGTTGAGATAAGGACCCCTCATAATGCTCCAACAGGGAGAGCAATCACACTGACTCTGACTGTTCAAGCAGAAAACTCACCGGACTTAAACTATGCTGTGGTACACTTGACAGTGATACCGGAG GAGCCGGACAAAACTCCTCCAGCATGTTCTTCCCTGCATGTGGAGTCCTCCTGCCCCTCTCTGTGCTCTCAGGGCAACTGGAAAGTCTCATTGGTAGCAAAAGACAGAGGTCACTCCGGACTGGCATCCATACAGCTTGCACAAGGTGAAGGCATCCTCATTCTGTCTGAAGTGACTACAGAGAGACGCGTACAACATTTCCCACATCTTTATGAAAAGACCACAGGAGGCGTCCATCTCCCTTTGCGACAGCCACAAAAAGACACCCCAGAAATCAGTAATCACCACCTTGGAACAGGAGCTGAACATGGACATCAAATGCTAGAGGAAGTCCAAATAGTTAATGGGGATCATCCAGTGAACATCAGTGAAGGGTCTAAGGGGAAGCCTTTAATGATGCATTATTCCTCAGGATGTTGTGCTCCCCAGGCAGAGCTAGTTTTGTGGGATAGAGCGGGTAATATGAGAAGCTGTCCTCTCATAGCCAGTCAGCAGAGGGCGTTGCAAGAAAAAAATGGGGCTCACAGTGGGGAATTTACTTCACTGCTAGTTCTCATGTTGTCGGGTCACTTAGCATTGATTATTATTACGTTCTGA